One Amycolatopsis sp. NBC_00355 genomic window carries:
- a CDS encoding MFS transporter, translating into MTSRWVRLQAVAVSGSACEGLLLAALPLLAVSITTDPREVSLVNVAGQAPWLLLSLFAGVLIDRVRRTTVLAWAYAVQVGTALVLAAITTAGALTLPALLVIAFVITSAQVLGDGASGALVPELVEPDRLAHANARLTVIDRGVVQFIVPPATGFLIAVGTGAPAWLAAAFALVALVLARRIPSESIVAARTHPLRDLSAGLTHLVRTPLLRSITINVALGSFAASAGNSMFVLYATQILHVGSVGYGLLLACLAIGWVLSSFVVQRIVDRLGYSWSMRLAQGLGAVSPLLLAVLPPWPPLIGAVLVFMTSTVLVWNVCSQSSRQRFTPAPLLGRVLTSHRALAWGLTPLGALTGGLVAAHWSLRGVWVMVAAIQAVSAVLVWFQLSPEAFRRTEELAAAQA; encoded by the coding sequence ATGACCAGCAGATGGGTGCGGCTGCAGGCCGTAGCGGTGTCCGGTTCGGCTTGTGAAGGGCTGCTGCTGGCGGCGCTGCCCCTGCTCGCGGTGTCGATCACCACCGATCCGCGCGAGGTGTCGCTGGTCAACGTGGCCGGGCAGGCGCCGTGGCTGCTGTTGTCGCTGTTCGCCGGGGTGCTCATCGACCGCGTCCGGCGGACCACCGTGCTCGCCTGGGCGTACGCCGTGCAGGTCGGGACCGCGCTGGTGCTGGCCGCGATCACCACGGCCGGGGCCCTGACGCTGCCCGCGCTGCTCGTCATCGCGTTCGTCATCACGTCGGCGCAGGTGCTCGGGGACGGCGCGAGCGGCGCGCTCGTGCCCGAACTGGTCGAACCGGACCGGCTGGCCCACGCCAACGCGCGGCTGACGGTGATCGACCGGGGCGTGGTGCAGTTCATCGTGCCGCCGGCGACCGGGTTCCTGATCGCCGTCGGCACCGGGGCACCGGCGTGGCTGGCCGCCGCGTTCGCGCTGGTCGCGCTGGTGCTGGCGCGGCGGATCCCGTCCGAGTCGATCGTGGCCGCGCGGACGCACCCGCTGCGTGACCTCTCGGCCGGGCTCACCCACCTGGTCCGGACGCCGCTGCTGCGGTCGATCACGATCAACGTCGCGCTGGGCTCGTTCGCCGCGAGCGCGGGCAACTCCATGTTCGTGCTGTACGCGACGCAGATCCTGCACGTCGGCTCGGTCGGCTACGGCCTGCTGCTGGCGTGCCTCGCGATCGGCTGGGTGCTGTCGTCGTTCGTGGTGCAGCGGATCGTCGACCGGCTCGGCTACTCGTGGTCGATGCGGCTCGCGCAGGGGCTGGGCGCGGTGTCGCCGCTGCTGCTGGCCGTGCTGCCGCCGTGGCCGCCGCTGATCGGGGCGGTGCTGGTCTTCATGACCTCGACGGTGCTGGTCTGGAACGTGTGTTCGCAGTCGAGCCGCCAGCGCTTCACGCCGGCCCCGCTGCTCGGCCGGGTGCTGACGAGCCACCGCGCGCTGGCCTGGGGCCTGACACCGCTGGGTGCGTTGACCGGCGGCCTGGTCGCGGCCCACTGGAGCCTGCGCGGAGTGTGGGTGATGGTCGCGGCGATCCAGGCGGTGAGCGCGGTGCTGGTGTGGTTCCAGCTGTCGCCGGAGGCCTTCCGCCGCACCGAGGAACTCGCGGCGGCCCAGGCCTGA
- a CDS encoding DUF4279 domain-containing protein, translating into MSTTATFRLLGDRARTAADVTRRLGIGPTAAGEAGEPVSPRSRAVRTDSLWCSSSSPAGTEAELATHLRQLLDVLEPRRAELSSLARDGYRADWFCMVVSHATEHAVELDRDLLSRLLTLPGELLLDVSGDDR; encoded by the coding sequence ATGTCGACCACAGCCACTTTCCGGCTCTTGGGAGATCGCGCGCGAACGGCCGCCGACGTCACACGCCGCTTGGGTATCGGCCCGACCGCCGCCGGTGAAGCGGGCGAGCCGGTGAGTCCTCGCTCCCGGGCGGTCCGCACGGACTCGCTGTGGTGCTCGTCCTCGTCTCCGGCAGGTACCGAAGCCGAACTCGCCACGCACCTGCGGCAACTGCTGGATGTTCTCGAACCCCGGCGAGCCGAGCTGTCGAGTCTCGCGCGCGACGGTTACCGCGCGGACTGGTTCTGCATGGTCGTTTCGCACGCGACCGAGCACGCGGTCGAACTCGACCGCGACCTGCTGAGCCGCTTGCTGACCCTCCCCGGGGAGCTACTGCTCGACGTGTCCGGCGATGACCGCTGA
- a CDS encoding LacI family DNA-binding transcriptional regulator produces MVGIKDVAKQAGVSIGTVSNVVNRPHVVATATRNRVLSVIEELGYVRDESARQLRAGSSRILGLLVLDLGNPFFVDVARGAEQAAHAEGLNIITCNSGQRSDLEASYLAMFAEQRVRGVLLSPVGASSEALHAFRRSGTPYVFVDRKAPTSEASSVAVDDIAGGALGARHLLETGHGRIAFVNGPAILAQCRDREQGVRSVLGSSAAELTVLEGLGLDVASGRDAGSRLLGMSPRPTAVFCANDLLALGVLQAMVGAGVRVPEEMAIVGYDDIEFAGAAAVPLTSVRQPAQRLGRTAAELLLAETADPKPERQAVVFTPELVVRESTRVRR; encoded by the coding sequence GTGGTCGGCATCAAGGACGTCGCCAAGCAGGCCGGCGTCTCGATCGGCACGGTGTCCAATGTGGTCAACCGGCCGCACGTGGTCGCGACCGCCACCCGCAACCGGGTGCTCTCGGTCATCGAAGAGCTCGGGTACGTCCGTGACGAGTCCGCGCGGCAGCTGCGCGCCGGCAGCAGCCGGATCCTCGGGCTGCTGGTGCTGGACCTCGGGAACCCGTTCTTCGTCGACGTCGCCCGCGGGGCCGAGCAGGCCGCGCACGCCGAGGGCCTCAACATCATCACCTGCAACAGCGGGCAGCGCTCCGACCTCGAAGCGTCGTACCTGGCGATGTTCGCCGAGCAGCGCGTGCGCGGGGTGCTGCTGAGCCCGGTCGGGGCGTCGAGCGAGGCGCTGCACGCGTTCCGGCGCAGTGGCACGCCGTACGTCTTCGTCGACCGCAAGGCCCCGACGTCCGAGGCGAGTTCGGTGGCGGTGGACGACATCGCCGGCGGCGCGCTCGGCGCCCGGCACCTGCTGGAGACCGGCCACGGGCGGATCGCGTTCGTCAACGGCCCGGCCATCCTCGCCCAGTGCCGCGACCGCGAGCAGGGCGTCCGGTCGGTGCTGGGGAGCTCGGCGGCGGAGCTGACGGTGCTGGAGGGGCTCGGCTTGGACGTCGCTTCGGGCCGTGACGCGGGGTCCCGGCTGCTGGGCATGAGTCCTCGGCCGACGGCGGTGTTCTGCGCGAACGACCTGCTCGCGCTGGGTGTGCTGCAGGCGATGGTGGGCGCGGGTGTGCGCGTCCCGGAGGAGATGGCGATCGTCGGGTACGACGACATCGAGTTCGCGGGCGCGGCGGCGGTCCCGCTGACGTCGGTCCGCCAGCCGGCGCAACGCCTCGGGCGCACCGCGGCGGAGCTGCTGCTGGCGGAGACAGCGGACCCGAAGCCGGAACGTCAGGCCGTGGTCTTCACCCCGGAGCTGGTCGTCCGCGAGTCGACCCGGGTGCGCCGCTGA
- a CDS encoding 1-aminocyclopropane-1-carboxylate deaminase/D-cysteine desulfhydrase, translated as MDQLRVPSPLVELREPGLGARVYLKRDDLIHPELPGNKWRKLKHNLRDAAGAKRLLTFGGAYSNHLLATAAAGHHFGFETVGVVRGEEHWPLNDVLSAAVAHGMELTYLDRTEYRAKADALPALRRDWGEFFLIPEGGANPAGVRGCAELVAEIDVPFDVVACSCGTGATLAGIAAALAPGQRALGFPALKGGFLDADVARLQTATYGGRRGDWSIDPDFAFGGFARRTPELDAFIDGFEARHGLRLNWVYEAKMMYGLLARVRRGDFPAGTTIVAVVAG; from the coding sequence GTGGATCAGCTCCGGGTGCCGTCACCGCTGGTCGAGCTGCGCGAACCCGGCCTCGGCGCGCGCGTCTACCTCAAGCGCGACGACCTGATCCACCCCGAGCTGCCCGGCAACAAGTGGCGCAAACTCAAGCACAACCTCCGCGACGCGGCCGGCGCGAAGAGGCTGCTGACCTTCGGCGGCGCCTACTCCAACCACCTGCTCGCCACGGCCGCCGCCGGGCACCACTTCGGCTTCGAGACGGTCGGCGTCGTGCGGGGTGAGGAGCACTGGCCGCTCAACGACGTCCTGAGCGCGGCCGTCGCCCACGGCATGGAGCTGACCTACCTCGACCGCACGGAGTACCGCGCGAAGGCCGACGCCCTTCCGGCCCTGCGCCGCGACTGGGGCGAGTTCTTCCTGATCCCGGAAGGCGGCGCGAACCCGGCGGGCGTGCGCGGCTGCGCGGAGCTGGTCGCCGAGATCGACGTCCCGTTCGACGTCGTCGCCTGCTCCTGCGGCACCGGCGCGACGCTGGCCGGGATCGCCGCCGCCCTCGCGCCCGGACAGCGCGCCCTCGGCTTCCCGGCGCTGAAAGGCGGCTTCCTCGACGCCGACGTCGCGCGCCTGCAGACCGCGACCTACGGCGGCCGGCGCGGCGACTGGTCGATCGACCCGGACTTCGCGTTCGGCGGGTTCGCCCGCCGCACCCCGGAACTCGACGCGTTCATCGACGGTTTCGAGGCCCGGCACGGCCTCCGGCTCAACTGGGTCTACGAAGCCAAGATGATGTACGGCCTCCTGGCGCGCGTCCGCCGGGGCGACTTCCCGGCCGGGACGACGATCGTGGCCGTCGTCGCGGGGTAG
- a CDS encoding glycosyl hydrolase 2 galactose-binding domain-containing protein, with protein MTNSPKARIAAVTALLLVPGVLSVAAPASAQEPAQQEAARPHGLSTIGAQGWQVLTTARVEDGGDKVSTPGYATRGWLPVKPDDAGAPGTEINALVQNGKCPDVFVSDNMRKCFGYVTSVGPVVTKPFSDPWWYRADFTPDFHAGQSAKLTIPGIVGEGDVWVNGKLVASKDIVSGAYAGHTFDVSKLVKPGKNTLAIKVYPNDPSKMYTLDQVDWGQIPPDNNTGIQFPPTLQVSDALTGDNAHVVQDNAPDLSRSSLTVKVDVTNNAATAQTGDVAATITPPSGAPIVVKQRATIPANTKQTVTFAPVKISKPKVWWPYSMGDQPLYTLTTAVSQNGKLSTSSKSTFGIRTVTSRLVGKSVPLPDGARQFSINGKDFVFRGGGFAPDLFLRYDQADTAHQIALIKNMGLSGVRLEGHDMPQDFYDQADRAGLLVIGGFICCDAWQPEDASTLTERDYRIMHDSAYTIGQMERSHPSVFNYGWSDNEPVPRQESETLKAFEEADFQVPVIASAEYKSTPTLGNSGEKEGPYDWVPPSYWYDTSHFDADDSSRTNAGGSWGFASEQSAGHTVPTLDSIKRFLSPTEQAKLWQDPAYNQYHANFEPGHGGYAFGTLYTLDQSISRRYGKWNSLKSYVDLANIANYENTRSQFESFLHHSTDKDNPATGVVYWQLNKGWPTLLWSLYNDDGDQAGAFFGAKKANKPLHAIYGYDNGSVTLDNLGAGTQSGLSVQARVLDTAGKVLDDQTASGLSLGSQGVKTGVLKPKVPAETKAPAPAKVYFVELQVKQGGKVVDRNVYWLSTQKDVVDWGKTLGNPQATLSQYSNLQALQDLPKSQVSAVASTKPGRGPNGDDTVTTVTVTNTSKTPAVGFFLRADVRRGTPDGHEAGGDNQLAAATWDDNDITLWPGQSQTLTVTYKASDLRGAAPVISVDGFNTGRIVVGAAGGHGHHGDAAVAPQIEGTRE; from the coding sequence ATGACGAACTCGCCCAAGGCCAGGATCGCCGCCGTCACGGCGCTGCTCCTGGTGCCCGGGGTGCTGAGCGTGGCCGCGCCGGCCTCGGCTCAGGAACCCGCTCAGCAGGAAGCGGCCCGGCCGCACGGCCTGAGCACCATCGGCGCGCAGGGCTGGCAGGTGCTGACCACCGCGAGGGTCGAGGACGGCGGCGACAAGGTCTCCACGCCCGGGTACGCCACCCGCGGCTGGCTGCCGGTGAAGCCGGACGACGCCGGCGCGCCCGGCACCGAGATCAACGCGCTGGTGCAGAACGGCAAGTGCCCGGACGTCTTCGTCTCGGACAACATGCGCAAGTGCTTCGGGTACGTCACCTCCGTCGGTCCGGTCGTCACCAAGCCGTTTTCCGACCCGTGGTGGTACCGCGCCGACTTCACCCCGGACTTCCACGCCGGCCAGAGCGCGAAGCTGACCATCCCGGGCATCGTCGGCGAGGGCGACGTCTGGGTGAACGGCAAGCTGGTGGCGTCGAAGGACATCGTGAGCGGCGCGTACGCCGGGCACACCTTCGACGTCTCGAAGCTGGTGAAGCCGGGCAAGAACACCCTGGCGATCAAGGTCTACCCGAACGACCCGTCGAAGATGTACACCCTCGACCAGGTCGACTGGGGCCAGATCCCGCCGGACAACAACACCGGCATCCAGTTCCCGCCGACCCTGCAGGTCTCCGACGCGCTCACCGGCGACAACGCGCACGTCGTGCAGGACAACGCACCCGATCTGTCCAGGTCCTCGCTGACGGTGAAGGTCGACGTCACCAACAACGCGGCCACCGCGCAGACCGGCGACGTCGCCGCGACGATCACGCCGCCTTCGGGCGCGCCGATCGTCGTCAAGCAGCGCGCGACGATCCCGGCGAACACCAAGCAGACGGTGACGTTCGCCCCGGTGAAGATCAGCAAGCCGAAGGTGTGGTGGCCCTACTCGATGGGCGACCAGCCGCTGTACACGCTGACCACGGCGGTCTCGCAGAACGGGAAGCTGTCGACGTCGTCGAAGAGCACCTTCGGCATCCGCACGGTGACCTCGCGGCTGGTCGGGAAGTCGGTGCCGCTACCCGACGGCGCGCGGCAGTTCTCCATCAACGGCAAGGACTTCGTCTTCCGCGGCGGCGGCTTCGCGCCGGACCTGTTCCTGCGCTACGACCAGGCCGACACCGCGCACCAGATCGCGCTGATCAAGAACATGGGCCTGTCCGGCGTCCGGCTCGAGGGCCACGACATGCCGCAGGACTTCTACGACCAGGCCGACCGCGCCGGGCTGCTCGTGATCGGCGGGTTCATCTGCTGTGACGCCTGGCAGCCCGAGGACGCCTCGACGCTGACCGAGCGCGACTACCGGATCATGCACGACTCGGCTTACACCATCGGGCAGATGGAGCGGAGCCACCCGAGCGTGTTCAACTACGGCTGGAGCGACAACGAGCCGGTGCCGCGCCAGGAGTCGGAGACGCTCAAGGCGTTCGAGGAAGCCGACTTCCAGGTGCCGGTGATCGCTTCGGCGGAGTACAAGAGCACGCCGACGCTGGGCAACTCGGGGGAGAAGGAAGGCCCGTACGACTGGGTCCCGCCGTCCTACTGGTACGACACGTCGCACTTCGACGCGGACGACTCCAGCCGCACCAACGCGGGCGGCTCGTGGGGCTTCGCGAGCGAGCAGAGCGCCGGGCACACCGTGCCGACGCTCGACTCGATCAAGCGGTTCCTCTCGCCGACCGAGCAGGCGAAGCTGTGGCAGGACCCGGCGTACAACCAGTACCACGCCAACTTCGAGCCCGGCCACGGCGGTTACGCGTTCGGCACGCTGTACACGCTCGACCAGTCGATCAGCCGGCGATACGGCAAGTGGAACTCGCTCAAGTCCTATGTGGACCTGGCGAACATCGCGAACTACGAGAACACCCGCTCGCAGTTCGAGTCGTTCCTGCACCACTCGACGGACAAGGACAACCCGGCGACCGGCGTCGTCTACTGGCAGCTGAACAAGGGCTGGCCGACGCTGCTGTGGTCGCTCTACAACGACGACGGCGACCAGGCCGGCGCGTTCTTCGGCGCCAAGAAGGCCAACAAGCCGCTGCACGCGATCTACGGCTACGACAACGGGTCCGTCACTCTGGACAACCTCGGCGCGGGCACCCAGTCCGGGCTTTCGGTGCAGGCCCGCGTACTCGACACCGCGGGCAAGGTCCTCGACGACCAGACGGCGTCCGGGCTCTCGCTGGGCTCGCAGGGCGTCAAGACCGGCGTCCTCAAGCCGAAGGTGCCGGCCGAGACGAAGGCGCCGGCTCCCGCGAAGGTGTATTTCGTCGAACTGCAGGTGAAGCAGGGCGGCAAGGTCGTCGACCGGAACGTCTACTGGCTCTCCACGCAGAAGGACGTCGTCGACTGGGGCAAGACCCTGGGCAACCCGCAGGCGACGCTGTCGCAGTACAGCAACCTGCAAGCGCTGCAGGACCTGCCGAAGTCGCAGGTCAGCGCCGTCGCCTCGACGAAGCCGGGGCGCGGGCCGAACGGCGACGACACCGTCACCACGGTCACCGTCACCAACACGTCGAAGACCCCGGCGGTCGGGTTCTTCCTGCGGGCCGACGTCCGGCGCGGCACGCCGGACGGGCACGAGGCCGGCGGTGACAACCAGCTCGCGGCCGCGACCTGGGACGACAACGACATCACGCTGTGGCCGGGCCAGTCGCAGACGCTGACCGTCACCTACAAGGCGTCCGACCTGCGTGGTGCGGCGCCGGTGATCAGCGTCGACGGGTTCAACACCGGCCGGATCGTGGTGGGGGCGGCCGGCGGGCACGGCCACCACGGGGACGCGGCGGTGGCGCCGCAGATCGAGGGGACCAGGGAGTGA
- a CDS encoding methyltransferase domain-containing protein: MNRYLLDNERPEAGERFAALAELFDPWTFRHLDDLGLGEGWRCWEVGAGGVSVPRGLAGRVGSGGRVLATDIDVSWAGPAAGGVLEVRRHDVLRDPPPPETFDLVHARLVLVHLKDRAAAMRVMVDALRPGGWLVIEDGDPALQPLACPDERGPAEALANRLRTRIRTLMAERGADLAYGRTLPRLLRESALTDVGAEAYFPIASPACAVLEAATVRHVRDRLLAADLATPEEIGTHLANLARGDLDLMLAPMITAWGRKPA; the protein is encoded by the coding sequence ATGAACCGCTACCTGCTCGACAACGAGCGTCCGGAGGCCGGCGAACGGTTCGCGGCACTCGCCGAGCTGTTCGACCCGTGGACCTTCCGCCACCTCGACGACCTGGGGCTCGGCGAAGGATGGCGGTGCTGGGAGGTCGGTGCCGGCGGCGTCTCGGTGCCGCGCGGACTGGCCGGGCGCGTCGGGTCCGGCGGCCGGGTGCTGGCCACGGACATCGACGTGTCGTGGGCCGGACCCGCGGCCGGCGGCGTGCTCGAGGTGCGCCGGCACGACGTGCTCCGCGACCCGCCGCCGCCGGAGACGTTCGACCTGGTCCACGCCCGGCTGGTCCTGGTCCACCTGAAGGACCGCGCGGCCGCGATGCGGGTCATGGTCGACGCGCTGCGGCCGGGCGGCTGGCTGGTGATCGAGGACGGCGACCCGGCCCTGCAGCCCCTCGCCTGCCCGGACGAACGCGGCCCCGCCGAAGCGCTGGCGAACCGGCTGCGCACCCGGATCCGGACGCTGATGGCCGAGCGAGGGGCGGACCTCGCCTACGGCCGCACACTGCCCCGGCTGCTGCGTGAGTCGGCCCTGACCGACGTCGGCGCCGAGGCCTACTTCCCCATCGCCTCCCCCGCGTGCGCGGTCCTGGAAGCGGCCACGGTCCGGCACGTCCGCGACCGGCTCCTGGCCGCGGACCTGGCGACGCCCGAGGAGATCGGGACACACCTCGCGAACCTCGCGCGCGGTGACCTGGACCTCATGCTCGCACCGATGATCACCGCGTGGGGCCGCAAACCGGCCTGA
- a CDS encoding ROK family protein, giving the protein MSDNRILGIDFGGTKVALGLADDDGNLLAACRLDTDAQAGADQVVVRALAGARSLLTEAGAVPTAIGVVSPGIVLPEEILLAPNVPGWEQLHLAELVAAEFPAVPISVGTDAKAAALAEWRWGALAGTDPAVFLSLGTGIAAAVLVGGRVLTGANGAAGEIGYNLLSPQDTGGFASGAAPLEEAVGGRGLGGRASGLLGRPVTAGELFALAKENAEAKELVTAALDELSMHVANLAIMVDPQRIAVGGGLVRSADVLLPALASRLAHAVPFPPELVAARFDQDAALLGAIALALGDQ; this is encoded by the coding sequence GTGAGTGACAACCGGATTCTCGGGATCGACTTCGGCGGCACGAAAGTGGCGCTGGGGCTCGCCGACGACGACGGGAACCTGCTGGCGGCGTGCCGGCTGGACACCGACGCGCAGGCGGGAGCCGACCAGGTGGTCGTGCGGGCGCTCGCCGGGGCTCGTTCGCTCCTGACCGAGGCGGGCGCAGTGCCCACCGCGATCGGCGTCGTCAGTCCGGGGATCGTGCTGCCGGAGGAGATCCTGCTCGCGCCGAACGTGCCGGGCTGGGAGCAGCTGCACCTGGCGGAGCTGGTGGCGGCGGAGTTCCCGGCGGTCCCGATCTCGGTCGGGACCGACGCGAAGGCGGCGGCACTCGCGGAATGGCGGTGGGGCGCGCTGGCCGGGACCGATCCGGCCGTGTTCCTCTCGCTGGGCACCGGTATCGCCGCGGCGGTACTGGTCGGCGGCCGGGTGCTGACCGGCGCCAACGGAGCTGCGGGTGAGATCGGGTACAACCTGCTCTCGCCGCAGGACACCGGGGGTTTCGCCAGCGGAGCGGCGCCGCTGGAGGAAGCTGTCGGTGGGCGTGGGCTGGGCGGCCGGGCGAGCGGTCTGCTCGGCCGCCCGGTCACCGCGGGCGAGCTGTTCGCCCTCGCCAAGGAGAACGCCGAAGCCAAGGAGCTGGTGACCGCGGCGCTGGACGAGCTGTCGATGCACGTGGCCAACCTGGCGATCATGGTGGACCCCCAGCGCATCGCCGTGGGCGGCGGCCTGGTCCGCTCGGCGGACGTGTTGTTGCCGGCGTTGGCGTCCCGCCTGGCGCACGCGGTCCCGTTCCCCCCGGAGCTGGTCGCGGCGCGCTTCGACCAGGACGCGGCGCTGCTCGGCGCGATCGCCCTGGCCCTGGGGGATCAGTAA
- a CDS encoding peptide-N4-asparagine amidase, whose product MRIFTIVLSLVLMTALADVSVGGIASADPVLEHDTDDPVLAAPAVTRPDTPHCTVTLADAFRSNAADGTSQFYQGTLTPPKACAGPWAKVVMDQTVTVSGRQYDRIGDLKIGDAEVWWGTTEEPSGEGNRPITYHFDKDLTPYSALLRTPQPFRGGIENFTSDIYTGVYAQTVTLTYYRADRKHPAPDVADHVTGMGHADATPAAPTVHFTAKDLPRNITRAQLEVTLEGHACDEQWFDDVPDDVSAKYPAAGMCGHGPYREANFAIDGTAAGSAFTFPHIYSGGIVPQLWRPIVAIDTFSLHSETYDVTPFVGKLVDGGAHDLSFTVPDIGGEWTVVPTLLLYTDDHAARTSGALTQDDVAAAPVRQTTVKDISGGVNATVTAKRHDVTAGYVDTSAGRVYTRVERTRDYRNSDDVTGGGFTQHVVQADSGQQTSTSTVDGRVRSADRHTWSYPLTTDATANITDDQNLRISGAAEMTKILGDLTGDGRNWRPVRASREWLSASGVLARTNGVNTEADGKSQTLYTGPDDLGRPYLHYIASEHGRITQNRELPPRR is encoded by the coding sequence GTGCGGATCTTCACGATCGTCCTGTCACTGGTGCTGATGACGGCGCTCGCGGATGTGTCTGTCGGGGGCATCGCCTCGGCCGATCCCGTCCTCGAACACGACACCGACGATCCGGTACTGGCCGCGCCCGCGGTGACCCGGCCGGACACCCCGCACTGCACCGTCACGCTCGCTGACGCCTTCCGCTCCAACGCTGCAGACGGCACTTCGCAGTTCTACCAAGGCACGCTCACGCCGCCGAAGGCCTGCGCCGGACCGTGGGCGAAGGTCGTCATGGACCAGACCGTGACCGTCAGCGGGCGGCAGTACGACCGGATCGGCGACCTGAAGATCGGTGACGCCGAGGTCTGGTGGGGGACCACCGAAGAACCCAGCGGCGAGGGCAACCGCCCGATCACCTACCACTTCGACAAGGACCTCACGCCGTACAGCGCGCTGCTGCGCACGCCGCAGCCGTTCCGCGGCGGCATCGAGAACTTCACCTCCGACATCTACACCGGCGTCTACGCCCAGACCGTGACGCTCACCTACTACCGCGCCGACCGGAAACACCCGGCGCCCGACGTCGCCGACCACGTCACGGGGATGGGTCACGCCGACGCGACCCCCGCGGCGCCGACCGTCCACTTCACCGCGAAGGACCTGCCGCGCAACATCACCCGCGCGCAGCTCGAGGTGACGCTCGAAGGCCACGCCTGCGACGAGCAGTGGTTCGACGACGTCCCGGACGACGTCTCGGCGAAGTACCCGGCGGCGGGGATGTGCGGCCACGGGCCCTACCGCGAGGCGAACTTCGCGATCGACGGGACGGCCGCCGGGTCGGCGTTCACCTTCCCGCACATCTACTCCGGCGGGATCGTGCCGCAGCTGTGGCGCCCGATCGTGGCGATCGACACGTTCAGCCTCCATTCCGAGACCTACGACGTCACGCCGTTCGTCGGCAAGCTCGTCGACGGCGGCGCGCACGACCTGTCGTTCACCGTGCCCGACATCGGCGGCGAGTGGACCGTCGTGCCCACTCTGCTCCTCTACACCGACGACCACGCCGCGCGGACGTCCGGCGCGCTCACCCAGGACGACGTCGCGGCGGCACCGGTCCGGCAGACGACGGTGAAGGACATCTCCGGCGGTGTGAACGCGACGGTCACGGCGAAGCGCCACGACGTCACCGCGGGCTACGTCGACACCTCGGCGGGGCGCGTCTACACCCGCGTCGAGCGCACCCGCGACTACCGCAACAGCGACGACGTCACCGGCGGCGGCTTCACCCAGCACGTCGTGCAGGCCGACTCGGGCCAGCAGACCTCGACGTCCACTGTGGACGGCCGGGTCCGGTCGGCGGACCGGCACACCTGGTCCTACCCGCTGACCACCGACGCCACCGCGAACATCACCGACGACCAGAACCTGCGGATCTCCGGCGCCGCCGAGATGACCAAGATCCTCGGCGACCTCACCGGCGACGGCCGGAACTGGCGCCCGGTGCGCGCGTCGCGGGAATGGCTGTCCGCGTCCGGCGTGCTGGCCCGCACCAACGGCGTCAACACCGAAGCCGACGGGAAGTCCCAGACCCTCTACACCGGCCCTGACGATCTGGGCCGGCCCTACCTCCACTACATCGCGAGTGAACACGGGCGGATCACCCAGAACCGGGAGCTGCCGCCGCGGAGGTGA